From one Sulfurimonas sp. HSL-3221 genomic stretch:
- the ffh gene encoding signal recognition particle protein, translated as MFDTLTDSFTSAIKKIRFHDDEKALKKALVELKKALLKADVHHKVVKELIDRVELDTKKAGIGKDQFLDAMRFTLHDLLKTEGHQGFVFAANPPTVILMTGLQGSGKTTTTGKLATYLKEQKKKKVLIVAADLQRMAAVEQLRQITEQIGVDLYEDEATKNPVEVVTAAMAKAKSNLYDVVLVDTAGRLAIDEELMTELKQVRDAAKPSEIFYVADSMTGQDAVRTAQSFKEQIGIDGVILSKYDGDAKGGVALGIASQVQVPLRFIGAGEKMADLEIFLPDRIVNRLMGLGDIEGLAEKASSVIDEKQAKKLTQKIKKGQFNFNDFLEQMESMKKLGSMKSLLGMIPGMGDMSKALKDFDLENSQELKQIKALVSSMTPKERENPDLLNNSRKQRLAKGAGMDQMDVNRILKQFKNAAKMAKKFSGKKGMQDLQNMMSQMQGGKFPR; from the coding sequence GTGTTTGATACCCTGACGGATTCGTTTACGTCCGCCATTAAAAAGATCCGCTTCCACGACGATGAAAAGGCGCTGAAGAAAGCGCTTGTCGAACTGAAAAAAGCGCTGCTCAAAGCCGATGTCCATCACAAGGTTGTCAAAGAGCTTATCGACCGCGTCGAACTGGATACGAAGAAAGCCGGTATCGGCAAGGACCAGTTCCTTGACGCGATGCGCTTCACCCTGCACGACCTGCTGAAAACCGAAGGGCACCAGGGGTTCGTTTTTGCGGCAAATCCCCCCACCGTCATCCTGATGACCGGCCTTCAGGGTTCGGGAAAAACGACGACGACGGGGAAACTCGCCACCTACCTCAAAGAGCAGAAAAAGAAGAAGGTCCTCATCGTCGCGGCGGACCTGCAGCGTATGGCCGCCGTCGAACAGCTCCGCCAGATCACGGAGCAGATCGGCGTCGACCTGTATGAAGACGAGGCGACCAAGAACCCGGTGGAGGTCGTCACGGCGGCCATGGCCAAAGCAAAAAGCAACCTCTACGACGTCGTGCTCGTCGATACGGCCGGACGCCTGGCCATCGACGAGGAGCTGATGACGGAGCTCAAGCAGGTCCGCGACGCCGCCAAGCCGAGCGAGATCTTCTACGTCGCCGACTCCATGACAGGGCAGGATGCCGTCCGCACCGCCCAGAGCTTCAAAGAGCAGATCGGGATCGACGGAGTGATCCTGAGCAAATACGACGGTGACGCCAAAGGCGGCGTCGCGCTGGGCATCGCCTCTCAGGTTCAGGTGCCGCTGCGCTTTATCGGTGCCGGTGAAAAAATGGCGGACCTCGAAATCTTCCTCCCCGACCGCATCGTCAACCGCCTGATGGGACTGGGGGACATCGAGGGGCTGGCAGAGAAGGCCTCAAGCGTCATCGATGAGAAGCAGGCGAAAAAACTGACCCAGAAGATCAAGAAGGGGCAGTTCAACTTCAACGACTTCCTCGAGCAGATGGAGAGCATGAAGAAGCTCGGCTCCATGAAATCCCTGCTGGGGATGATCCCGGGCATGGGGGACATGTCCAAGGCGCTCAAGGACTTCGACCTGGAGAACTCCCAGGAACTCAAACAGATCAAGGCGCTGGTCAGCTCCATGACCCCCAAAGAGCGCGAGAACCCCGACCTGCTCAACAACAGCCGCAAGCAGCGTCTGGCCAAAGGGGCCGGGATGGACCAGATGGACGTCAACCGTATCCTCAAGCAGTTCAAAAACGCCGCAAAGATGGCCAAGAAATTCTCCGGCAAAAAAGGGATGCAGGATCTGCAGAACATGATGAGCCAGATGCAGGGCGGCAAGTTCCCGCGCTGA